CCTGCGGGAATGGTGAATGGTCACGTCGCGGTCGAGAGTAATCCAGCGACGAGCCCTATCAGAATCGCGAGTCCCGGGGCTCCCGCGATCGCATCGGAAAAACGCGCGATCAGCTCAACCGGCGACATGGATCAGAATCCTTCCGGCAGTCCAGAAGATCAGGGATGGTAGGACGAGCATCTGCAGAATCGGAATCCATCCGACACGAAGCCCGGGGATCCGGGGCATTCGATCGCCGTACTCCCATCGACGGAGACGGTGCACGGCGATAAGCTCGACCAGGAACGCGAGCACGAGCCCGGTGACGAGGATAAGCGCCAGTCTCATCCAGTCCATGACGACGAACCACGCGACCGTTCCGAAGGCGATCCAGCCGGCGATCAGAATCAAAACGATCATGAGACCGTCTCCCAGAGATGCAATGAGACACCGGCGCAGCCGGCGCGACCCGTCTCGCTGCATCCATAAAGCGGAAACTGCAGCATCTCCCACGCGAGATTCACCGCGACGGCGATAACGAACACTAGAAGGATGCCGGCCATGGTGACTTCCACGAATCAGGTTTCTCTCTTCCCGCTGTCGCTCCACAGTGGAGTCACGTAGAGTTCTCCTCATCTTCGAGAGCTTCGAGGATCGGACATTCAACATCGTCGGTGGCGCAGGCGCAGGAAACGACCAGAGCATCCAGCGCTCTTCGGATCGACTGGAGCTGCCGGATCTTATCCTTGACGCTGTCGATCTTCTGTTGCGCCATCAGACGGATCTGATCGCGATCGATTCCGCGTGCGGATCGCATTTCCAGAAGATCGTGAACTTCCTCGAGAGTAAAGCCGAGATCCTGGGCAGTACGAGCCTGCACCGTTGTGCCTGCGGGTCCGGACCGGCATCGGCCGCTGGCTTCTCGCATGCCGCGGCGACCAGCGCGGCCGCACTGATGATCAGAAGGCGAGATGCCATGTTCATACGATTCATCGATTTCTCCTTTTTTCCTGCATCAAACGGTGAAGACGCGAGAGAACTCCTGCGCGAAGATCGCGAGAATGAGGAGCCACGTGCCCACTGTGACGAGAATCCAGCCTCCGATCCGCTTGACGTCCTTCGCCCGGGCCTGCATCCGCTCGAGAACCTGTTCCTGTGCGCTTGCAATGGAGAAGGAAAGTGAAAACATCAGAATGACGATCGCCAGTGCGGCGACGGCGAAGGCTCCCAGCGCCGAGGCGGCACTGCCGATTGTGAGGGCATGTCCGGCCAGACCGGTCAGAATAGGCCCCGTTCAGCCAAACCCCGCAAGAAGATAGCCGAATCCGAAAAGCCCGAACGACAGCACCGGATGATCCCGGCGTCTACGCGCCTGGGCCCGCATGAACGGACGACCCATCACGCCGAGCCGGTGGAGAGGGTTCGGCAAGATCCCCATCTGGACGAGACCGAGCACGATCAGAAAGATACCGACAGTCGTCCTGATCGTCCGGCCGGCAGTGCTGGTGAATGTAACGCCGGCGAACAGCGTTCCCGCGCCGAAAGCAATCGCCGCTCCGGCGAGGATCAGGAAGAGTGCCGCTCCGATCGAAAGCGACGTGGCAAAAAGGACAGCGCGGCGGGCCGTCCCCGGACCGCGGCCGGATTCACGAGCCAGGAGCGTCACCAGCAGCGGGAACACGCACGGAGAAAAAAACGATGCGACCCCCGCACCGATCGAAAGAACGATCAGACCCGAAAAA
The Acidobacteriota bacterium DNA segment above includes these coding regions:
- a CDS encoding MerR family DNA-binding protein — translated: MQARTAQDLGFTLEEVHDLLEMRSARGIDRDQIRLMAQQKIDSVKDKIRQLQSIRRALDALVVSCACATDDVECPILEALEDEENST
- a CDS encoding cation transporter, whose product is MSKTTFDNLPITCDGCSEMIRNEMEEVEGIEMLEVDTVGRSVTIEHDKSVVSQEELARRLSDAGFPPRSEPSPGPVARSRPYLFIIGALILLALVGYAGYELYPRFDLPAVDFSGLIVLSIGAGVASFFSPCVFPLLVTLLARESGRGPGTARRAVLFATSLSIGAALFLILAGAAIAFGAGTLFAGVTFTSTAGRTIRTTVGIFLIVLGLVQMGILPNPLHRLGVMGRPFMRAQARRRRDHPVLSFGLFGFGYLLAGFG